In Salinibacterium sp. NK8237, the following proteins share a genomic window:
- a CDS encoding multidrug efflux SMR transporter, giving the protein MYWLVLILSGVLEAVWATALGKSEGFTKLWPTVIFGVAILASMVGLGYAMREIPIGTAYAIWVGIGAALTVTYAMIFGGEPVSWVKVLLLMGLVGCIVGLKLVDTAH; this is encoded by the coding sequence GTGTATTGGCTTGTTTTGATTCTTTCTGGCGTGCTCGAAGCCGTCTGGGCTACCGCTCTGGGCAAATCGGAGGGCTTCACAAAGCTCTGGCCAACCGTGATTTTCGGCGTCGCGATTCTCGCGAGCATGGTCGGCCTCGGCTACGCGATGCGCGAGATTCCGATCGGCACCGCCTACGCCATCTGGGTAGGCATCGGCGCTGCGCTCACCGTGACCTACGCGATGATCTTCGGCGGGGAACCCGTCTCGTGGGTCAAGGTGCTGCTCCTCATGGGCCTCGTCGGCTGCATCGTCGGGCTCAAGCTCGTCGATACGGCGCACTAG
- a CDS encoding pyridoxamine 5'-phosphate oxidase family protein, with product MTTTDATRMPEKMSRDREALDALLHSEIVGNVAYVHDDGTPGVLPTAVARLGDELIVHGSSGSRWMRLVSGAPVAISVTAVGGIVVARSAFESSLVYSSAVLFGSFRVLEGEEKAAAVNAITEKMIPGRLAEVRPNSKKELAATLVLALPIAEWSLRTSDDWPDDTDADIAGDAWGGQVRFGARAVEVVATPDLRSGIRVPESVRAFE from the coding sequence ATGACAACGACTGATGCCACCCGGATGCCCGAGAAGATGTCGCGCGATCGAGAAGCCCTCGACGCCCTCCTCCACTCGGAGATCGTCGGGAACGTCGCCTACGTTCATGACGACGGAACCCCCGGAGTGCTGCCGACCGCGGTCGCCCGCCTCGGCGATGAGCTGATCGTGCACGGCTCCAGTGGCTCTCGCTGGATGCGGCTCGTTTCGGGAGCCCCCGTCGCGATCTCGGTCACGGCAGTCGGCGGCATCGTGGTGGCACGCTCCGCCTTCGAGTCGTCGTTGGTCTACAGCAGCGCAGTATTGTTCGGATCGTTCCGCGTGCTGGAGGGCGAGGAGAAGGCTGCCGCCGTCAACGCCATCACCGAGAAGATGATCCCCGGCCGCCTGGCCGAAGTGCGCCCCAACAGCAAGAAAGAACTCGCAGCCACCCTCGTGCTTGCGTTGCCGATCGCGGAATGGTCGTTGCGCACCTCCGACGACTGGCCCGATGACACCGATGCCGATATCGCGGGCGACGCGTGGGGCGGGCAGGTGCGGTTCGGGGCTCGAGCCGTGGAGGTTGTTGCCACGCCTGACCTGCGCTCCGGCATCCGCGTGCCTGAGTCTGTTCGGGCGTTCGAATAG
- a CDS encoding betaine/proline/choline family ABC transporter ATP-binding protein (Members of the family are the ATP-binding subunit of ABC transporters for substrates such as betaine, L-proline or other amino acids, choline, carnitine, etc. The substrate specificity is best determined from the substrate-binding subunit, rather than this subunit, as it interacts with the permease subunit and not with substrate directly.) — protein MSNILQTSNESSATGGSYGVRLLLDAVGKTYRGQAAPAVNGLTLEIPAGKMVALVGPSGCGKTTTLKMINRLIEPTSGRIMIGDEDVTDIDGDQLRRRIGYVIQAGGLFPHMTVEANIAMVPKMLGWDKARISQRVEELLELVSLDPALYRGRYPKQLSGGQQQRVGVARALAADPPVLLMDEPFGAVDPITRQRLQDELLHIQEDVQKTIVFVTHDFDEAVKLGDYIAIFSEGAHLVQYDTPERILADPANEFVEDFIGAGAGLKQLTLTRVGEVTLGEVTTGHPGERSADVLARLEGAGHDNVVIVDERERPLQWLSRRQLKRIDVIGTQKNENLPTVGLKATLHDALDSMLESDVGAAIVVGSRQNLIGIVDVSVVTDAISAARNAATQAPAEDAPLGTNTDTFDIVQAATEDSDAEPIGDGGR, from the coding sequence GTGTCTAACATCCTGCAAACATCCAACGAATCCTCCGCCACTGGCGGCTCCTACGGGGTTCGGCTTCTCCTCGACGCTGTCGGCAAGACCTACCGCGGTCAAGCAGCCCCGGCCGTCAACGGGCTCACCCTTGAGATTCCCGCCGGCAAAATGGTTGCCCTCGTCGGGCCATCCGGTTGTGGAAAAACGACCACCCTCAAGATGATCAACCGCCTGATCGAACCGACATCCGGTCGCATCATGATCGGTGATGAAGACGTCACCGACATCGATGGCGACCAGCTGCGACGACGTATCGGCTATGTCATCCAAGCCGGTGGCCTCTTTCCCCACATGACCGTTGAAGCGAACATTGCGATGGTTCCCAAAATGCTCGGCTGGGACAAAGCGCGCATCTCTCAGCGAGTAGAGGAACTGCTCGAACTGGTGTCGCTTGACCCCGCGCTCTACCGTGGTCGCTACCCGAAGCAACTTTCGGGCGGCCAGCAACAGCGCGTCGGTGTCGCTCGCGCTCTCGCCGCGGACCCACCCGTGTTGCTGATGGATGAGCCTTTTGGTGCAGTCGACCCGATCACTCGCCAGCGGCTGCAAGACGAACTGCTGCACATTCAAGAAGATGTGCAAAAAACCATTGTGTTCGTCACCCACGATTTCGATGAAGCCGTGAAATTGGGCGACTACATCGCGATCTTCTCTGAGGGCGCGCACCTGGTGCAATACGACACCCCTGAGCGCATCCTGGCTGACCCCGCTAACGAATTCGTTGAAGACTTCATTGGCGCTGGTGCCGGCCTCAAACAGCTCACGCTCACCAGGGTTGGCGAAGTCACGCTGGGCGAAGTCACGACTGGCCACCCCGGTGAACGATCTGCGGATGTTCTGGCCCGCCTCGAAGGCGCCGGCCACGACAACGTCGTCATCGTTGACGAGCGGGAGCGGCCACTGCAATGGCTTAGCCGCCGCCAGCTGAAACGCATCGACGTCATCGGCACGCAGAAGAACGAAAACCTGCCCACGGTTGGGTTGAAGGCAACGCTGCATGACGCGCTCGACTCGATGCTGGAATCGGATGTCGGCGCCGCCATTGTGGTCGGAAGCCGGCAAAACCTGATCGGCATCGTCGACGTATCCGTCGTTACCGACGCGATCAGCGCCGCACGCAACGCCGCAACTCAAGCCCCCGCAGAGGACGCTCCCCTCGGCACCAACACCGACACTTTCGACATCGTGCAGGCGGCCACCGAAGACAGCGATGCCGAACCGATCGGCGATGGCGGGCGCTGA
- a CDS encoding nucleoside deaminase produces MTKFDQWMTRAIAEAKLTADSADVPVAALVFDQNDNLVSVGRNERELTGDPTAHAEVVAIRAAAAATGSWRLDEMTLVVTLEPCTMCAGAILQARIPRVVFGAWDEKAGASGSVNDLLRDRRLPHKVEVIAGIQEAECAALLTDFFEARR; encoded by the coding sequence GTGACAAAGTTCGATCAATGGATGACGCGGGCCATCGCTGAGGCGAAGCTCACAGCCGATTCTGCCGACGTTCCTGTCGCCGCTCTTGTCTTTGATCAGAACGACAATCTCGTCTCCGTTGGGCGCAATGAGCGGGAGCTCACGGGCGACCCCACGGCGCACGCCGAGGTTGTGGCAATCCGAGCAGCGGCCGCGGCCACCGGTTCGTGGCGCCTCGACGAGATGACTCTCGTTGTCACCCTTGAGCCGTGCACGATGTGTGCTGGCGCGATTCTGCAGGCCCGCATCCCGCGTGTGGTGTTTGGGGCGTGGGACGAAAAAGCCGGCGCATCAGGCAGCGTTAATGATTTGCTGCGTGACCGCCGGCTTCCGCACAAGGTCGAGGTTATTGCGGGCATCCAAGAGGCTGAATGCGCCGCACTGCTGACGGATTTTTTCGAAGCTCGCCGCTAG
- a CDS encoding ABC transporter permease gives MGDFIADSFPRILFSSWQHFSLVVQCLIIATILAVLLAVLVYRTDWLRGIADGVTAIGLTIPSFALIGILIVPFGFGVTPAVIVITFFATLPILRNAVVGLASVDASLIESAKGLGMSRLGILTKVELPLAWPVILTGVRISAQMVMGIAAITAYALGPGLGGFIFSGLSRLGGANSLNSVVTGVVAVVILAIILDQLLSGLGRLTISRGIRV, from the coding sequence ATGGGCGATTTTATTGCTGATTCCTTTCCGAGGATCCTATTCTCGAGCTGGCAGCATTTCTCGTTAGTCGTGCAATGTTTGATCATCGCGACCATCCTTGCGGTGCTCCTTGCCGTGCTGGTTTACCGCACCGATTGGTTGCGAGGCATCGCCGACGGCGTGACCGCAATCGGGCTTACGATTCCGTCATTTGCGCTGATCGGCATCCTGATCGTGCCCTTCGGTTTTGGGGTCACCCCGGCCGTGATCGTGATTACGTTCTTCGCCACTCTCCCGATCCTGCGCAATGCTGTCGTCGGGTTGGCGAGCGTCGATGCATCGCTGATCGAGTCCGCTAAAGGCCTCGGCATGAGTCGGCTCGGGATCCTTACCAAGGTAGAACTACCGCTTGCCTGGCCGGTGATCCTCACTGGTGTGCGCATCTCGGCGCAAATGGTGATGGGCATCGCCGCCATTACCGCCTACGCGCTCGGCCCGGGCCTCGGAGGATTCATCTTCTCCGGACTCTCCCGCCTCGGCGGCGCTAACTCTCTCAACTCTGTCGTCACGGGCGTAGTCGCCGTGGTGATCTTGGCCATAATTTTGGACCAACTGCTCAGCGGCCTCGGCCGCCTCACCATTTCGCGAGGTATCCGTGTCTAA
- a CDS encoding winged helix-turn-helix domain-containing protein, whose product MSLATIERTTRTSFASAAPALAPTYTPPARDLSIAVQPARTVRPATPAPAQAAPTADAPHLRAVPQGTEARGFVLYVGIDELKAAAAGTDLSAIVEQLKLLTQQLVPNAETHAAVALAPVGAGGRDVDVVRLALQDPSALAKHRQVEEPEEKPASGVVVDLSRKRVLIDDAPAALTYKEFELLQFLILRESQTIDRAQLISTLWSAEDDEAPNERTIDVHIRRLRSKLGAYEDVVRTVRGIGYRYDRHPDVSVRFASTPSPDFI is encoded by the coding sequence ATGTCACTTGCAACAATCGAACGCACCACTCGCACCTCTTTCGCTTCCGCGGCTCCCGCGTTGGCACCGACCTACACTCCGCCGGCCCGCGACCTGTCGATTGCCGTGCAGCCCGCTCGCACCGTGCGCCCGGCAACACCGGCACCGGCACAGGCCGCCCCTACCGCTGACGCACCGCACTTGCGGGCTGTTCCGCAGGGAACCGAAGCTCGTGGCTTCGTGCTCTACGTCGGCATCGACGAGCTCAAGGCTGCCGCCGCTGGCACCGACCTCAGCGCAATCGTCGAACAGCTCAAGCTCCTCACGCAGCAGCTCGTACCGAACGCCGAAACTCACGCCGCCGTCGCCTTGGCACCCGTTGGTGCTGGTGGACGCGACGTTGATGTTGTGCGCCTCGCCCTGCAAGACCCTTCCGCTCTCGCCAAGCACCGCCAGGTGGAAGAGCCCGAAGAGAAGCCCGCGAGCGGTGTGGTCGTTGACCTCTCCCGCAAGCGCGTGCTCATCGACGACGCGCCCGCAGCCCTCACCTACAAAGAGTTCGAGTTGCTGCAGTTCCTCATCCTGCGCGAATCACAGACCATCGACCGCGCCCAGCTCATCTCTACGCTGTGGTCAGCGGAAGACGACGAAGCTCCCAACGAGCGCACCATCGACGTGCACATTCGTCGCCTGCGCTCCAAGCTCGGCGCGTACGAAGATGTTGTTCGTACGGTTCGTGGCATCGGCTACCGCTACGACCGTCATCCGGATGTCTCGGTGCGCTTCGCGTCGACGCCCAGCCCCGACTTCATCTAG
- a CDS encoding sugar ABC transporter substrate-binding protein, with amino-acid sequence MTSVRARMMRLIALALVAVLALGGCALMTSGASSDGSRTIALLLPESKTARYEAYDRPFFEAKVAELCPECDVIYANADQDPAKQQQQAESAFAQGISVLVLDPVDSSAAVTIVATAQSYKVPVISYDRLIGSPELAFWVSFDNEEVGALQGKALVERLAEEGYSEGNIVMINGSPTDNNSRLFKKGAHSVIDGSAYTVVAEFDTPDWSPDKAQEWMASQVTQFGDSLIGVYAANDATAGGAIAALKAGGVAPLPPVTGQDAELTAIQRIVSGDQYMTVYKDLKREAEIAATHAVALLDGKQLVGQSEETNGVPTTLLTPVIVTIDNIMETVVADGFYSVEQICTAEYAQACAAAGIQ; translated from the coding sequence GTGACATCCGTCCGTGCACGAATGATGCGACTGATCGCTCTTGCGCTTGTGGCGGTGCTCGCTCTGGGTGGCTGCGCCTTGATGACGTCCGGCGCTTCGAGCGATGGTTCGCGCACGATTGCGCTGCTGCTGCCGGAGTCGAAGACGGCGCGGTACGAGGCTTACGATCGCCCGTTCTTCGAGGCCAAAGTTGCTGAGCTGTGCCCCGAGTGCGACGTGATTTATGCGAATGCCGATCAGGACCCGGCGAAGCAGCAACAGCAGGCGGAGTCGGCTTTTGCTCAGGGCATTAGCGTGCTCGTGCTCGACCCCGTTGATTCTTCGGCGGCGGTGACAATCGTGGCGACGGCCCAGTCCTACAAGGTTCCCGTGATTTCGTACGACCGCCTGATTGGCAGCCCCGAGTTGGCTTTCTGGGTGTCGTTCGATAACGAAGAGGTCGGAGCGCTGCAGGGCAAAGCTCTCGTCGAGCGCCTCGCCGAGGAGGGTTACTCCGAGGGCAACATTGTGATGATCAACGGCTCCCCCACCGACAACAATTCGCGCCTGTTCAAGAAGGGCGCGCACAGCGTGATCGACGGCAGCGCCTATACCGTCGTCGCCGAATTCGACACTCCCGACTGGAGCCCAGACAAGGCCCAGGAGTGGATGGCGAGCCAAGTCACCCAGTTCGGCGACAGCCTCATCGGTGTCTATGCCGCCAACGACGCAACGGCTGGCGGAGCGATCGCTGCGCTCAAGGCTGGCGGGGTGGCCCCGCTGCCACCCGTCACCGGTCAGGATGCCGAACTCACCGCCATTCAACGCATTGTGAGCGGCGACCAGTACATGACCGTCTACAAGGATCTGAAGCGCGAGGCTGAGATCGCGGCGACGCACGCGGTGGCGCTGCTCGACGGCAAGCAACTTGTGGGGCAAAGCGAAGAAACCAACGGCGTTCCGACAACGCTGCTGACTCCCGTGATCGTGACGATCGACAACATCATGGAGACCGTCGTCGCGGATGGTTTTTATAGCGTTGAGCAGATTTGCACGGCCGAATACGCCCAAGCCTGTGCGGCGGCGGGGATTCAGTAA
- a CDS encoding sugar ABC transporter permease — MSASDTQPPTNNTPAVELPPASGIAESWAAFRSRVRGGDLGAIPVVVGLALIWTIFQILNPTFLSSANLVNLAMQSAALGTIALGVVLVLLLAQIDLSVGSLSGLAAAILAVTFTQLNWPLPFAILGALAAGALFGWFYGFLLTRFGVPSFVITLAGLLGVLGLQLWVLGKLGSINIPFDSWIVQFAQLMFLPAWLSYVLVGLATLAYVGGHLSLANRRIRAGLLPESRTAILLRGGLMLVALLLGTWYLNTDRGIGLMFLLFVVLVTAVNFALKRTRWGRSIYAIGGNVEAARRAGIRVDRVYISVFMVSAMLATLGGVLAASRLAAANQSSGGGDTNLTAIAAAVIGGASLFGGRGSAWSALLGIVVIQSISSGLTLLSLDSSVRYMVTGAVLLLAVIIDSMSRRSRALHGRF, encoded by the coding sequence ATGAGCGCCTCCGACACGCAACCGCCCACGAACAACACCCCCGCGGTCGAACTTCCGCCAGCCTCAGGAATCGCAGAATCTTGGGCCGCGTTCCGGTCACGCGTGCGAGGAGGCGACCTCGGTGCGATTCCCGTTGTCGTGGGTCTTGCCCTCATCTGGACCATCTTCCAGATCCTGAACCCCACCTTCTTGTCGAGCGCCAACCTCGTGAACTTGGCGATGCAATCCGCCGCGCTCGGCACGATCGCGCTCGGTGTAGTGCTCGTGTTGCTGCTCGCCCAAATCGACCTCTCGGTCGGTTCGCTCTCCGGACTCGCGGCCGCGATTCTGGCGGTCACGTTCACCCAGCTGAACTGGCCGCTGCCATTCGCGATTCTTGGCGCGCTCGCCGCTGGTGCACTCTTCGGATGGTTCTACGGGTTCTTGCTGACCCGCTTCGGGGTTCCCAGCTTCGTCATCACCCTCGCGGGCCTGCTCGGCGTGCTCGGGCTGCAACTGTGGGTGCTCGGCAAGCTCGGCTCGATCAATATCCCCTTCGATTCGTGGATCGTGCAGTTCGCGCAACTGATGTTCCTGCCTGCGTGGCTCTCCTACGTGCTCGTCGGGCTGGCAACCCTCGCCTATGTTGGTGGCCATCTGTCGTTGGCCAACCGCCGCATCCGCGCTGGCCTGCTGCCCGAATCGCGCACCGCGATCCTGCTTCGCGGCGGGCTCATGCTCGTCGCGCTCCTGTTGGGAACCTGGTATCTCAACACCGACCGCGGCATCGGCCTCATGTTCCTGCTCTTTGTCGTGCTCGTGACGGCCGTCAACTTTGCGCTCAAGCGCACGCGCTGGGGGCGCTCAATTTATGCCATCGGCGGCAACGTTGAAGCAGCCCGGCGTGCCGGCATCCGCGTTGATCGCGTCTACATTTCGGTGTTTATGGTGAGCGCAATGCTCGCCACTCTTGGTGGTGTCTTGGCCGCATCACGGCTTGCCGCCGCCAACCAGAGCAGCGGCGGGGGCGATACCAACCTCACTGCCATTGCAGCAGCCGTGATCGGCGGGGCAAGCCTCTTCGGCGGTCGCGGAAGCGCCTGGTCTGCACTGCTCGGCATTGTCGTCATTCAGTCGATCTCAAGCGGCCTCACGCTGCTGAGTCTCGACTCCTCGGTTCGCTACATGGTTACGGGAGCGGTGTTGCTGCTCGCCGTGATCATTGACTCGATGTCTCGTCGTTCGCGCGCGCTGCACGGCCGCTTCTAA
- a CDS encoding cation diffusion facilitator family transporter, whose protein sequence is MSASGGNKAIVAALLANAGIAVTKFVAFLVSGSSSMLAESVHSLADSGNQGLLLLGGKQAKKHADAEHPFGYGRERYVYAFVVSIILFSVGGVFSLYEGINKVQDPHQLEQAWLPITVLLIAIGLEGFSLRTAVKESNLVRGKQSWISFIRHAKAPELPVVLLEDVAALLGLVLALFGVGLTIVTGDSLWDAIGTIAIGILLILVAIVLGIETKSLLVGEGATTKQRNLIRDTINAHPDVRSLIHMKTLYLGPEELMVAAKIDFGAQTRVSDVAASIDSVERDIREAEPMARVIYIEPDVYRRPPEAAPPTDAIVIVGND, encoded by the coding sequence ATGAGCGCGTCAGGCGGAAATAAAGCAATCGTTGCGGCACTGTTGGCAAACGCAGGAATTGCGGTTACCAAATTCGTTGCCTTCCTCGTTTCGGGATCCAGTTCGATGCTTGCCGAGAGCGTTCACTCACTCGCCGATTCCGGCAACCAGGGTCTTCTGCTGCTGGGCGGCAAGCAAGCCAAGAAGCACGCGGATGCCGAGCATCCGTTCGGCTACGGTCGCGAGCGCTACGTCTATGCCTTTGTTGTTTCGATCATTCTGTTCTCGGTCGGTGGCGTGTTCTCGCTCTACGAGGGCATCAACAAAGTGCAAGACCCGCACCAGCTTGAGCAAGCGTGGTTGCCGATCACGGTGCTGTTGATTGCCATCGGGCTGGAAGGCTTCTCGCTGCGCACCGCCGTGAAGGAGTCGAACCTCGTTCGAGGCAAGCAAAGCTGGATTTCGTTTATCCGTCACGCGAAGGCCCCCGAGCTGCCCGTCGTGCTGCTCGAAGACGTTGCCGCCCTTCTCGGTCTCGTTCTCGCCCTCTTCGGCGTTGGCCTCACGATTGTCACCGGCGATTCCCTCTGGGATGCCATCGGCACGATCGCCATCGGCATCTTGCTGATTCTCGTTGCGATCGTCCTCGGCATCGAAACGAAGAGCCTGCTCGTCGGCGAAGGTGCAACCACGAAGCAGCGCAACCTCATCCGCGACACCATCAACGCCCACCCCGACGTGCGCTCGCTCATCCACATGAAGACGCTCTACCTCGGGCCAGAAGAACTCATGGTTGCGGCCAAGATCGACTTCGGAGCGCAGACGCGGGTGAGCGACGTGGCTGCCAGCATCGATAGTGTCGAACGAGACATTCGTGAGGCCGAGCCCATGGCGCGCGTCATCTACATCGAGCCCGACGTCTACCGTCGTCCGCCCGAAGCCGCACCACCCACAGACGCAATCGTCATCGTGGGAAATGATTAG
- the proC gene encoding pyrroline-5-carboxylate reductase gives MTTSLPSIAIVGAGSMGGAILQGLLDPSVTVSGGIRVTNRTEAKAAVVRSEGVESFALENTPDGNARAVKGAKVVMLGVKPAMIPDTLTALAPFLEPDAIIISVAAGVTTARMEGIVDNVVLRAMPNTPAIVGKAVTGLSAGSRATADDLALGRAVFETVGTVVETPESQIDALSTISGSGPAYVFLILEEFARTAVDMGFTPEQALTLVAGTFEGSLALLASSDSSPAQLRKQVTSPKGTTERAVEQLQAADLKTIFDKATAAALARATELAAG, from the coding sequence GTGACTACTTCTCTTCCTAGCATTGCAATTGTCGGCGCCGGATCAATGGGGGGTGCCATCCTGCAGGGTTTGCTTGACCCCTCGGTGACTGTAAGCGGGGGCATCCGCGTAACAAATCGCACCGAAGCTAAGGCTGCTGTGGTGCGTTCTGAGGGCGTGGAGTCCTTTGCGCTGGAGAATACTCCTGATGGCAATGCGCGCGCTGTGAAGGGGGCAAAGGTCGTGATGCTGGGGGTAAAGCCCGCCATGATCCCCGACACCCTTACCGCCCTCGCCCCATTCTTGGAACCCGATGCGATCATCATCAGCGTTGCTGCCGGTGTCACAACAGCTCGGATGGAAGGCATCGTCGACAACGTCGTGTTGCGTGCCATGCCCAACACTCCCGCTATCGTCGGCAAGGCCGTGACCGGACTCAGCGCTGGGTCGCGCGCCACCGCGGATGACCTCGCTCTCGGCCGCGCCGTGTTCGAAACCGTCGGCACCGTCGTCGAGACGCCCGAATCGCAGATTGATGCGCTCAGCACCATCTCGGGTTCCGGCCCGGCCTACGTGTTCTTGATTCTCGAAGAGTTTGCTCGCACCGCTGTCGACATGGGCTTCACCCCCGAGCAGGCACTTACCTTGGTAGCCGGAACGTTTGAAGGATCGCTGGCGTTGCTGGCGTCATCCGACAGTTCTCCGGCGCAACTGCGTAAGCAGGTTACGAGTCCCAAGGGCACGACCGAGCGTGCGGTTGAACAGCTGCAAGCTGCCGATCTGAAGACGATTTTCGACAAGGCGACCGCTGCGGCGCTCGCCCGGGCCACGGAGCTCGCTGCCGGCTAA
- the upp gene encoding uracil phosphoribosyltransferase — protein sequence MRVHVADHPLITHKLTVLRDKNTAAPTFRALTEELVTLLAYEATRSVRVEAVDIETPVTKTTGVAISSPKPLVVPILRAGLGMLEGMVKLVPTAEVGFLGMVRNEETLQPDTYAERLPDDLSNRQCFVLDPMLATGGSLIAAIQYLLDRGATDVTAVCILGAPEGLAALEKAMEGQDVTIVLGALDERLNENGYIVPGLGDAGDRLYGLV from the coding sequence ATGCGAGTTCACGTTGCCGACCACCCGCTCATCACGCACAAGCTCACCGTGCTGCGCGACAAGAACACCGCGGCCCCCACTTTTCGGGCGCTGACGGAAGAACTTGTGACCCTTCTGGCCTATGAGGCCACCCGCTCGGTGCGGGTCGAAGCGGTCGACATCGAAACCCCGGTCACGAAGACCACGGGTGTCGCGATCAGCTCGCCCAAGCCTCTTGTTGTGCCCATCTTGCGTGCCGGGCTCGGAATGCTCGAGGGCATGGTCAAGCTCGTTCCCACCGCTGAGGTCGGATTCTTGGGCATGGTGCGCAACGAAGAAACCCTGCAACCAGACACCTACGCGGAGCGCCTGCCCGACGATCTGTCGAACCGCCAGTGCTTCGTGCTCGATCCCATGCTTGCCACCGGCGGTTCGCTCATCGCTGCGATTCAGTACCTTCTCGACCGTGGAGCTACGGATGTCACGGCCGTCTGCATCCTCGGAGCCCCCGAAGGCCTCGCTGCCCTCGAGAAGGCCATGGAAGGCCAAGACGTCACGATCGTGCTCGGTGCGCTTGACGAACGCCTCAACGAGAACGGCTACATCGTGCCCGGCCTCGGCGATGCTGGCGACCGACTATACGGTCTCGTCTAG
- a CDS encoding ATP-binding cassette domain-containing protein: MTDVTPATSDDEPILSLRGISKQFGAIEALSDVSLDIYPGEVVAIVGDNGAGKSTLVKVLAGVHPATSGTISYRGDEVSLANPTDARDLGIATVFQDLALCDNLDVVSNLFLGRELGSGALDEVEMEQQTWALLRQLSAKIPSVRTPVAGLSGGQRQTVAIARSLIGNPSIVVLDEPTAALGVAQTAEVLNLIEHLRERGHGIVLVSHNMADVQAVADRVVVLRLGRNNGDFAVADVTYEDIIAAITGATDNAVSRRAGLTGATFTRSKEGLSS; this comes from the coding sequence ATGACTGATGTCACTCCGGCCACCTCAGACGATGAGCCGATCCTTTCACTGCGTGGAATCAGCAAGCAGTTCGGTGCGATCGAGGCGCTGAGCGATGTGTCGCTCGACATTTATCCCGGCGAGGTCGTGGCGATCGTCGGCGACAACGGTGCGGGAAAGTCGACGCTCGTGAAGGTGCTCGCGGGCGTGCATCCGGCCACTTCGGGCACTATTTCGTATCGCGGCGACGAAGTGTCGTTGGCGAACCCGACGGATGCCCGCGACCTCGGTATCGCAACGGTCTTTCAAGATTTGGCGCTGTGCGACAACCTCGATGTGGTGTCGAACCTGTTCTTGGGCCGCGAGCTGGGCTCCGGGGCGCTCGACGAGGTCGAGATGGAGCAGCAGACCTGGGCGCTCTTGCGGCAGCTGTCGGCCAAGATCCCTTCCGTGCGCACTCCCGTAGCTGGACTTTCGGGCGGGCAACGCCAGACCGTTGCCATTGCGCGTTCGCTCATCGGCAATCCGTCGATTGTGGTGTTGGATGAGCCCACCGCCGCCCTCGGCGTCGCTCAAACTGCCGAGGTGTTGAATCTTATTGAGCACCTCCGCGAGCGCGGCCACGGCATTGTCTTAGTTAGCCACAACATGGCCGATGTGCAGGCTGTCGCGGATCGCGTTGTCGTGCTGCGTCTTGGACGCAATAACGGTGACTTCGCGGTGGCCGACGTGACGTACGAAGACATTATCGCGGCGATTACGGGCGCAACGGATAACGCGGTGAGCCGGCGCGCTGGCCTGACCGGCGCGACCTTCACCCGCAGCAAGGAAGGACTCAGCTCATGA